One window of the Candidatus Firestonebacteria bacterium RIFOXYD2_FULL_39_29 genome contains the following:
- a CDS encoding spore coat protein encodes MKGIILAGGLGTRLSPLTRITNKHLLPVYDKPMIFYPIQTLVDAGITDIMLIVGGNNAGDFLRLLGNGKDFGLKHINYAYQKGEGGIADALALAEHFSEGEKVLVMLGDNLIGGNIKDAVSEFEKSKKGAKIILKEVPDPENYGVPVFKNGKIINIIEKPKNPPSNYAVIGIYMFDNEVFKIIGKLKPSQRGELEITDVNNMYLKKGQLSHSILEGWWADAGSSIEGWFETNKTVALYGANKKG; translated from the coding sequence ATGAAAGGAATAATTTTGGCAGGTGGTCTGGGTACTCGTCTTTCTCCGCTTACAAGGATAACGAATAAGCACTTATTGCCGGTTTATGATAAACCGATGATTTTTTATCCTATTCAGACTCTGGTGGATGCGGGAATTACGGATATAATGCTGATTGTTGGTGGCAATAACGCAGGGGATTTTTTAAGGCTGCTCGGGAATGGAAAGGATTTTGGATTAAAACATATCAATTATGCTTATCAAAAGGGTGAGGGCGGTATAGCCGACGCTCTTGCGCTGGCTGAACATTTTTCGGAAGGCGAAAAAGTGCTTGTAATGCTCGGAGATAACCTTATCGGAGGTAACATTAAAGATGCTGTATCCGAATTTGAAAAAAGCAAAAAGGGCGCAAAGATAATCCTTAAAGAGGTTCCGGATCCGGAGAATTACGGTGTGCCGGTGTTTAAGAACGGCAAAATTATAAATATAATAGAAAAACCAAAAAACCCGCCGTCGAACTACGCGGTAATCGGTATTTATATGTTTGATAACGAGGTGTTTAAGATAATAGGAAAATTAAAACCTTCACAAAGAGGGGAGCTTGAGATCACGGATGTAAATAATATGTACCTTAAAAAAGGCCAGTTAAGCCACAGTATTCTTGAAGGCTGGTGGGCCGATGCCGGTTCGTCCATCGAAGGCTGGTTCGAAACAAATAAAACGGTTGCTCTTTATGGAGCGAACAAGAAAGGATAA
- a CDS encoding dTDP-4-dehydrorhamnose 3,5-epimerase, whose translation MIEGVKIKKLKVIPDERGRLMEMLRSDDEVFEKFGQVYMTTTMPGAVKAWHYHKLQNDNFVCVKGMAKVVLFDSRKGSKTNGEINEFFIGEHNQILLQIPKMVFHGFKCVSENECIIINCPTERYNYKKPDEYRLPAYTKKIKYNWARKDG comes from the coding sequence ATGATCGAAGGCGTAAAGATAAAAAAACTTAAAGTTATTCCGGACGAACGCGGCCGTTTGATGGAGATGCTTCGTAGTGACGATGAAGTTTTTGAGAAGTTCGGACAGGTTTATATGACTACGACGATGCCCGGAGCCGTAAAGGCGTGGCATTATCATAAATTGCAGAACGATAACTTTGTATGCGTAAAGGGCATGGCAAAGGTTGTACTTTTTGACAGCAGAAAAGGTTCGAAAACAAACGGTGAAATAAATGAGTTTTTCATCGGGGAACACAATCAGATCCTTCTGCAAATACCAAAAATGGTCTTTCACGGTTTTAAATGCGTCAGCGAAAATGAATGTATCATCATTAACTGTCCGACGGAAAGATATAATTACAAAAAGCCGGACGAGTACCGTCTCCCCGCTTATACAAAAAAAATAAAGTACAACTGGGCAAGAAAAGACGGGTAA
- a CDS encoding dTDP-glucose 4,6-dehydratase, with protein sequence MKILVTGGAGFIGSNFIRYMLLKYKNYSIVNLDKLTYAGNPDNLKDLEKNPRYKFIKGDICDPLAATKAMRNCEAVINFAAESHVDRSISKPSDFVRTNFMGVHNMLETAKKNNIKKFIQISTDEVYGSALKGAFTETDHLNPSSPYSSSKAGADLLAKSYFTTFGFPVIITRSSNNYGPYQYPEKLIPLFISNASMNYNLPVYGTGKNVRDWIYVEDNCLGIDIVLHKGKAGEIYNIGGGNEKTNLEITSLILKYTEKPKTLITYVKDRLGHDFRYALDTSKLKKLGFKPEYTFEAGIKKTVEWYLKNKAWWLKLG encoded by the coding sequence ATGAAGATCTTAGTCACCGGCGGGGCGGGGTTTATTGGGAGCAATTTTATACGTTATATGCTGTTAAAGTATAAAAATTATTCTATTGTTAACCTGGATAAGCTTACTTATGCGGGGAATCCTGATAATCTGAAGGATCTGGAGAAGAACCCGAGATATAAGTTCATAAAAGGGGATATATGCGACCCTCTCGCAGCGACAAAGGCGATGCGTAACTGCGAAGCGGTAATAAATTTTGCGGCGGAATCCCATGTGGACAGGTCTATTTCCAAGCCTTCAGATTTTGTAAGGACTAATTTTATGGGCGTTCATAACATGCTGGAAACAGCAAAGAAGAATAATATAAAAAAATTTATACAGATAAGTACGGATGAAGTGTACGGCAGCGCTTTAAAAGGCGCTTTTACGGAGACGGACCATCTTAATCCTTCAAGTCCTTATTCTTCTAGCAAAGCCGGAGCAGATCTTCTGGCAAAGTCTTATTTTACGACGTTTGGTTTTCCTGTTATCATTACAAGAAGTTCAAATAATTATGGACCTTATCAGTATCCGGAAAAACTTATCCCTCTTTTTATCTCCAATGCGTCCATGAATTATAATTTGCCTGTTTACGGTACGGGAAAAAATGTTAGGGACTGGATATATGTTGAAGATAATTGTCTCGGTATTGATATAGTCCTGCATAAAGGAAAAGCCGGGGAAATCTATAATATCGGAGGCGGGAACGAAAAAACTAATCTGGAGATAACTTCGCTCATTTTGAAATATACGGAAAAGCCAAAGACGCTTATTACTTATGTAAAAGACCGGTTGGGTCATGATTTTAGATATGCCCTGGATACAAGCAAGTTGAAAAAGCTGGGTTTTAAGCCGGAATATACTTTTGAAGCAGGGATAAAAAAGACAGTGGA